A genomic segment from Deinococcus sp. YIM 77859 encodes:
- a CDS encoding DUF4403 family protein, which translates to MRRLLIPALSTVLMVTPPAEALSSLTLPVTVPLAGVQEAANTRVPAEFARLNETREFLGGLLRVKLTGAVTRTGPVRVKPAPEGDALIVSVPLRADFRAEPAGLGSLLTRDFGGAATVSLRVKPLVTPAWEAGAQVTGDVTWTDPLSVDLTQGVRVSVQSLVEGQVRAELDRVAADVARAVREGANLRARAGTLWARVQQPWALPTPDPAYARVTPRSLTVSPPRFTGDALRLTVGATFDLIAGLGRAPTPTATPLPALNVAAPPTSGVDLRLPVRLPYPELSRAATRVAGQRPFPLPVPLSPTLRVERVTLTPRGGKLNAAVSVTVSGPLGLNVRATADVSGTPTLDPTGRVLTLRGVTVTTRREGLSGRVIGWLADKRAQAYLARAARFDLTPSLERVRGQVQSRLPFTPVPGVELAGTVGPLRLTALQVTPEALVVTAAAGGELRGTVNAAKLR; encoded by the coding sequence ATGCGACGTCTTCTCATCCCGGCCCTGTCCACTGTGCTCATGGTCACCCCGCCCGCCGAGGCCCTCTCCTCCCTCACGCTGCCCGTCACCGTGCCCCTTGCCGGAGTGCAGGAGGCCGCCAACACGCGCGTTCCCGCCGAGTTCGCGCGCCTGAACGAGACGCGTGAATTCCTGGGCGGCCTGCTGAGGGTGAAGCTCACGGGCGCGGTCACCCGAACCGGGCCTGTCCGCGTGAAACCCGCGCCGGAGGGAGACGCGCTCATCGTGAGTGTCCCCCTCCGCGCCGACTTCCGGGCCGAACCGGCGGGCCTGGGTTCCTTGCTGACCCGGGACTTCGGGGGCGCGGCGACGGTCAGCCTGCGGGTGAAGCCGTTGGTCACCCCCGCATGGGAGGCGGGAGCACAGGTGACTGGAGACGTCACCTGGACGGACCCGCTGAGCGTAGACCTCACCCAGGGCGTGCGGGTGAGCGTGCAGTCGCTGGTCGAAGGGCAGGTGCGCGCGGAGCTAGACCGCGTGGCAGCCGATGTGGCGCGGGCCGTGCGCGAGGGAGCCAACCTGCGGGCACGGGCGGGAACGCTGTGGGCCCGGGTGCAGCAGCCCTGGGCCCTGCCCACCCCCGACCCGGCCTACGCCCGCGTGACGCCCCGCAGCCTGACCGTCAGTCCTCCGCGCTTTACCGGTGACGCGCTGAGGCTGACGGTGGGCGCGACCTTTGACCTCATCGCCGGGCTGGGCCGCGCCCCCACCCCAACGGCCACACCGCTTCCCGCGCTCAACGTGGCCGCGCCGCCCACCTCTGGGGTGGACCTGAGGTTGCCGGTGCGCCTGCCCTACCCGGAACTGTCCCGAGCAGCCACCCGCGTGGCCGGACAGCGCCCCTTTCCGCTGCCGGTGCCCCTCTCCCCCACCCTGCGGGTGGAGCGCGTGACGCTGACCCCGCGTGGCGGGAAGCTGAATGCCGCGGTCAGCGTCACGGTGTCCGGGCCTCTGGGGCTCAACGTTCGGGCCACCGCCGACGTCTCCGGAACGCCCACCCTCGACCCGACGGGCCGAGTGCTGACCCTGCGCGGCGTCACCGTCACCACCCGCCGGGAGGGCCTCAGCGGACGGGTGATCGGCTGGCTGGCCGACAAGCGGGCCCAGGCCTACCTGGCGCGAGCCGCTCGCTTTGACCTCACGCCCTCACTGGAGCGGGTGCGGGGACAGGTACAGTCACGCCTCCCCTTCACACCCGTGCCGGGCGTGGAGCTTGCGGGCACGGTCGGCCCCCTGCGGCTGACGGCCCTTCAGGTCACCCCGGAGGCCCTGGTCGTGACGGCGGCGGCGGGCGGGGAGCTGCGGGGAACGGTGAACGCGGCGAAGCTGCGCTGA
- a CDS encoding secondary thiamine-phosphate synthase enzyme YjbQ, with amino-acid sequence MWVQHELRLRSFPRGFHLITREVVAALPELARVQVGLLHVLIQHTSASLALNENASPDVRRDFERLFNHLVPDGWPPFEHTLEGPDDMAAHIKASLLGSSLTLPVRGGQLALGTWQGIYLCEHRKDGGARRLLLTLHGEAS; translated from the coding sequence ATGTGGGTTCAGCACGAACTGCGCCTCCGTTCCTTTCCGCGCGGCTTTCACCTCATCACGCGGGAGGTGGTGGCTGCCCTGCCGGAACTCGCCCGCGTGCAGGTGGGCCTGCTGCACGTGTTGATTCAGCACACCTCCGCCAGCCTGGCCCTCAACGAGAACGCCTCACCCGATGTCCGGCGCGACTTTGAGCGGTTGTTCAACCACCTCGTGCCCGACGGTTGGCCGCCCTTCGAGCACACCTTGGAAGGCCCCGACGACATGGCCGCGCACATCAAGGCCAGCCTCCTCGGCTCCAGCCTCACCCTGCCCGTGCGGGGCGGGCAGCTGGCGCTGGGCACCTGGCAGGGCATCTACCTGTGCGAGCACCGAAAGGACGGGGGCGCGCGGCGGCTGCTGCTCACCCTCCACGGCGAGGCGTCCTAG
- a CDS encoding nitric oxide synthase oxygenase: MTAAFSQGAPPARLLAEAERFLTLYHDECRRPGLAARLSEVRDEVARTGSYTLTSDELTHGARVAWRNSSRCVGRLPWAGLEVRDLRHVTRPDDVFAFLLAHLHGAFNGGRVRPLVSVFGPGVRIHNDQLLRYAGYRHPDGTVTGDPQNVSLTSHLRRLGWTGGPGTPFDVLPLAVEGAGQVRLYELPPDAAPQVPLTHPDCPAIADLGLRWFALPVLSGFALEVGGLTFSCAPLSGWYVQTEIAARNLADEGRYNALPAVARALGLEMASPRRLWQDRALVELNVAVLHSFDAAGVRISDHHSVARQFVQFEAREAQAGREVRGRWSWLIPPLSPATTPIWHRQYVDGDERPAYLPQLPAWAQREGAAGCPFHG; this comes from the coding sequence ATGACTGCCGCCTTTTCCCAAGGTGCGCCGCCCGCTCGCCTGCTCGCGGAAGCCGAGCGCTTTCTGACCCTCTATCACGACGAGTGTCGCCGGCCGGGTTTGGCGGCGCGGCTGAGTGAGGTGCGGGACGAGGTGGCGCGCACGGGCAGCTACACCCTCACCTCCGACGAACTGACGCACGGGGCGCGGGTCGCCTGGCGCAACAGCAGCCGCTGCGTGGGCCGCCTGCCCTGGGCGGGGTTGGAGGTCCGTGACCTGCGGCACGTGACCCGCCCGGACGATGTGTTCGCGTTCCTGCTCGCCCACCTGCACGGCGCTTTCAACGGGGGGCGTGTTCGGCCCCTCGTCAGCGTCTTCGGCCCCGGGGTGCGCATCCACAATGACCAGCTTCTCCGCTATGCCGGATACCGCCACCCGGACGGGACAGTGACCGGCGATCCGCAGAACGTTTCCCTCACCTCGCATCTGCGGCGGCTGGGGTGGACCGGGGGGCCGGGGACGCCCTTTGACGTGCTGCCCCTCGCGGTCGAGGGGGCAGGACAGGTGCGCCTCTACGAGCTCCCGCCGGACGCCGCGCCCCAGGTGCCGCTGACCCACCCCGACTGCCCCGCCATCGCGGACCTGGGGCTGCGCTGGTTCGCCCTGCCCGTGCTGAGCGGGTTCGCGCTGGAGGTCGGGGGGCTCACGTTCTCCTGTGCGCCTTTGAGCGGCTGGTACGTGCAGACCGAGATCGCCGCCCGCAACCTGGCCGATGAGGGGCGCTACAACGCCCTTCCCGCCGTGGCGCGGGCCTTGGGCCTGGAGATGGCCTCGCCCCGGCGGCTCTGGCAGGACCGTGCGCTTGTCGAGCTGAATGTCGCCGTGCTGCATTCCTTTGACGCGGCGGGCGTGCGGATCAGCGATCATCACAGCGTGGCGCGGCAGTTTGTGCAGTTCGAGGCGCGGGAGGCCCAGGCGGGACGTGAGGTGCGGGGCCGCTGGTCGTGGTTGATTCCGCCCCTTTCGCCCGCCACCACCCCCATCTGGCACCGCCAGTACGTGGACGGGGACGAGCGGCCCGCCTACCTCCCCCAGCTGCCCGCCTGGGCGCAGCGGGAGGGCGCAGCGGGTTGCCCCTTTCACGGCTAA